A DNA window from Hevea brasiliensis isolate MT/VB/25A 57/8 chromosome 2, ASM3005281v1, whole genome shotgun sequence contains the following coding sequences:
- the LOC110663767 gene encoding pentatricopeptide repeat-containing protein At5g08510 produces MNQLKQFHAFTLRNSIDYTETLITKLLQIANIPYAHSLFNLIPRPTVSLYNNLIQAYSSQNQPHQCFYLYSQMRFKNCLPKAHSFTLLFVTCARFSYPLHGQILHTHFLKSGFDFDVFALTALVDMYAKLGMLVLASQVFDEMTLRHTATWNALIAGYSRHGNMEGALELFRLMPSRNVVSWTAMISGYSQNGMYSKALEMFLEMEKEEGLMPNEVTIASILPACANLGALEVGERIQAYARKYGLIRNLYVSNALLEMYARCGKIDVAKQVFDEIIGKRRNVCSWNSMIMGLAIHGRSNEALQIYGQMLRDGTAPDDVTFVGLLLACTHGGMLVKGRQLFQSMEKMFRITPKLEHYGCMVDLLGRAGELQEAYDLIKRMPMKPDSVIWGALLGACSFHKNVELAEIAANSLFQLEPWSPGNYVILSNIYASAGRWDGVAKLRKLMKGGKIIKAAGYSFIEGEGEIQKFIVEDSSHAKRDEIYTLLHEISTKMKIQTADDFKSELEELCLMED; encoded by the exons ATGAACCAGTTGAAGCAATTTCACGCCTTTACCCTTCGAAATAGCATAGACTACACCGAAACTCTTATAACAAAACTCCTCCAAATTGCAAACATCCCTTATGCTCACAGCCTGTTCAACCTTATTCCCAGGCCAACTGTCTCTCTCTACAACAATCTCATTCAAGCTTACTCCTCTCAAAACCAACCCCACCAATGCTTTTATCTTTACTCCCAAATGCGTTTCAAAAATTGCCTGCCGAAGGCGCACAGTTTTACACTTCTCTTCGTCACTTGTGCCCGCTTCTCCTACCCTTTACATGGCCAAATACTTCACACCCATTTCTTGAAGTCGGGTTTTGATTTTGATGTCTTTGCCTTGACAGCTTTAGTTGATATGTATGCTAAATTGGGCATGTTGGTCTTGGCAAGCCAAGTGTTTGATGAAATGACTCTGAGACATACAGCCACTTGGAATGCGTTAATTGCAGGTTATTCAAGGCATGGGAATATGGAGGGAGCGCTAGAGTTGTTTAGACTAATGCCTAGCAGGAATGTGGTTTCATGGACGGCAATGATATCCGGGTACTCGCAGAATGGAATGTATTCTAAGGCATTAGAAATGTTCCTGGAGATGGAGAAGGAGGAAGGTTTAATGCCAAATGAAGTAACTATTGCAAGTATACTTCCAGCATGTGCAAATCTGGGCGCATTGGAAGTTGGGGAGAGGATTCAAGCATATGCCAGAAAATATGGACTCATTAGGAATTTGTATGTAAGCAATGCCTTATTGGAAATGTATGCAAGGTGTGGTAAAATCGATGTGGCAAAGCAGGTGTTTGATGAGATTATTGGCAAGAGGAGAAATGTGTGCTCTTGGAATTCGATGATCATGGGCTTGGCTATCCACGGAAGAAGCAATGAAGCCCTTCAGATCTATGGCCAAATGCTG AGAGATGGAACTGCACCTGACGATGTGACATTTGTGGGACTTCTCTTAGCATGTACTCATGGGGGCATGCTTGTAAAAGGCCGGCAACTTTTCCAATCAATGGAAAAAATGTTTAGGATCACTCCCAAATTGGAACACTATGGCTGCATGGTTGACCTCCTAGGGCGTGCCGGAGAACTGCAAGAAGCTTATGATCTCATAAAGAGGATGCCCATGAAGCCCGATTCTGTAATATGGGGAGCACTACTAGGTGCTTGCAGTTTCCATAAAAATGTTGAGCTTGCAGAAATAGCAGCCAACTCTCTATTTCAATTAGAACCTTGGAGTCCAGGAAACTATGTAATCCTTTCCAATATATATGCATCGGCAGGCCGATGGGATGGGGTTGCAAAGCTTAGAAAGCTGATGAAGGGCGGCAAAATTATAAAGGCAGCTGGATATAGTTTTATCGAAGGGGAAGGTGAAATTCAAAAGTTCATCGTGGAAGATTCATCACACGCAAAGCGTGATGAAATATATACATTATTGCATGAAATTTCAACTAAGATGAAAATACAAACTGCGGATGATTTTAAGTCTGAACTTGAAGAATTATGCCTAATGGAAGattga
- the LOC110663766 gene encoding U-box domain-containing protein 24 isoform X1 has protein sequence MALDVIINSASSLPASDFLTQIVEDMIEVAYAANNVLIKKESFKELSIYLERIVPILKEFNKKYMGHSESLNNAIEILNREVKTAKQLIMECTERNKVYLLMNCRTIVKRLEDTTREISRALDLLPLASLDLSSGIIDEIAKLRDSMQRAEFKAAIAEEEILEKIESGIQERNVDRSYANNLLAQIAEAVGMSTERAALKKEFEDFRNEIENAQLRKDQAEAIQMAQIIALLERADAASSPEEKEMKYFTKRKSLGSQPLEPLQSFYCPITRDVMVDPVETSSGQTFERSAIEKWLADGNKLCPLTMTPLSTSILRPNKTLRQSIEEWKDRNTMITIASMKPRLKSEEDEEVLNCLEQLEDLCAERDQHREWVILENYIPVLVQLLGEKNRDIRNRALVILYILAKDSDDAKERVANADNAIEFIVRSLGRRIGEGKLAVALLLELSKCSLVRDYIGKVQGCILLLVTMSGSDDSQAATDAQELLENLAFSDQNIIRMAKANYFKHLLQHLSTGPEDVKMIMVSTLAEMELTDHNKASLFEGGVLSPLLHLVSDSDLEMKKVAIKALRNLSSLPANGLQMIREGAVRALLDLLVRHISSSSGLREHVAATLMHLAESTVSQGSNPTPISLLESDEDALMLFSLISWTGPDVQQNILRIFYALCQSPSASNIKTKLTECSAVQVLAQLCEQENQNVRANAVKLFCCLVEGGDEATILEHVGQKCLETLLRIIQSSTDMVEIASAMGIISNLPENSQVTQWLLNAGALPVIVRILPNSKQIDPHNNWLVENAVGAISRFTVPTNLEWQKKAAEAGVIPMLVQLLDFGTSLTKKYSAISLTHFSESSPRLSQPIPKHKGFWCFSVPPETGCRIHGGVCTVESSFCLVEADAIRPLVRVLEDPDPRACEASLDALLTLIDAERLQSGGKVLAETNAIPSIIKFLSSSTVTLQEKALNALERIFRLPEFKQKYGPCAQMPLVDLTQRGNSNMKSLSARILAHLNVLHDQSSYF, from the exons ATGGCATTAGATGTGATTATCAACAGCGCTTCATCTCTTCCAGCGTCAGATTTCCTCACCCAGATTGTAGAGGACATGATTGAGGTCGCATATGCTGCCAACAATGTACTCATTAAGAAAGAGAGTTTTAAGGAACTTTCCATCTACCTGGAAAGGAttgtaccaatcctaaaagagTTTAACAAGAAATACATGGGTCATTCAGAGAGCTTGAACAATGCAATTGAGATTCTCAATCGAGAAGTTAAAACTGCAAAGCAGTTAATTATGGAGTGTACTGAAAGAAATAAAGTATATCTACTGATGAATTGCCGAACTATAGTTAAGCGTTTAGAAGACACCACTAGGGAAATTAGCCGGGCTCTAGATCTTCTACCATTAGCTTCTTTGGATCTTTCGTCTGGTATAATTGATGAGATTGCAAAACTCCGTGATAGTATGCAAAGAGCTGAGTTCAAGGCAGCCATAGCAGAAGAAGAGATATTGGAGAAAATTGAGTCGGGAATACAGGAGAGGAATGTTGATCGTTCTTACGCCAATAACTTACTGGCTCAGATAGCAGAGGCAGTTGGTATGTCAACTGAGAGGGCTGCATTAAAGAAAGAATTTGAAGACTTTAGGAATGAGATTGAAAATGCTCAGCTAAGGAAGGACCAAGCTGAAGCTATACAAATGGCTCAGATAATTGCTTTACTAGAAAGGGCAGATGCAGCTTCTTCTCctgaggagaaggagatgaagtaTTTCACCAAACGGAAGTCCTTGGGTAGTCAACCATTGGAACCTCTCCAATCATTTTATTGCCCGATCACTCGGGATGTTATGGTTGACCCTGTGGAGACGTCTTCAGGACAAACATTTGAACGAAGTGCAATAGAAAAATGGCTTGCAGATGGGAACAAATTGTGTCCTCTGACCATGACTCCTCTGAGCACATCAATTCTAAGGCCTAATAAAACTTTGAGACAATCAATAGAAGAATGGAAGGATAGGAACACAATGATTACAATTGCTTCCATGAAACCAAGACTGAAGTCTGAAGAAGATGAGGAAGTGCTTAATTGCCTGGAACAGTTAGAGGATCTATGTGCAGAAAGAGACCAGCATCGGGAATGGGTGATATTGGAGAATTATATACCAGTTCTTGTTCAACTTCTTGGTGAAAAAAATCGTGATATAAGGAATCGTGCTTTGGTCATCCTCTACATTCTGGCAAAAGATAGTGATGATGCCAAG GAAAGAGTTGCAAATGCTGACAATGCAATTGAATTTATAGTTCGATCTCTTGGGCGTCGAATTGGGGAAGGGAAGTTAGCAGTGGCATTGCTGTTAGAATTATCTAAATGTTCTCTGGTAAGGGATTATATTGGAAAGGTTCAAGGGTGCATTCTTCTCTTGGTGACTATGTCGGGCAGTGATGACAGCCAAGCTGCCACAGATGCCCAAGAGCTGTTGGAAAATCTTGCATTCTCTGATCAGAACATCATACGAATGGCAAAGGCAAATTATTTCAAACATTTGCTGCAGCATCTATCTACAG GACCTGAAGATGTAAAAATGATCATGGTGTCAACTTTGGCAGAGATGGAGTTAACTGATCACAATAAAGCATCTCTATTTGAAGGAGGTGTGTTGAGTCCACTCCTTCACTTAGTCTCAGATAGTGATTTGGAGATGAAAAAGGTGGCTATCAAGGCTCTTCGGAACCTCTCAAGTTTACCAGCAAATGGCCTGCAGATGATTAGAGAAGGTGCAGTGCGCGCTTTACTTGATCTTCTTGTCCGGCATATCTCATCATCTTCAGGTTTGCGTGAACATGTGGCGGCCACGCTTATGCACTTAGCTGAATCAACGGTGTCCCAAGGATCCAACCCAACACCAATTTCATTGTTGGAATCTGATGAAGACGCTTTGATGCTTTTCTCTTTGATAAGCTGGACAGGGCCTGATGTCCAACAAAACATTCTCCGAATCTTCTATGCCTTGTGCCAGTCCCCCTCAGCGTCAAACATCAAGACCAAATTGACTGAG TGCTCAGCTGTGCAAGTATTGGCTCAGTTATGTGAGCAAGAGAATCAAAATGTACGAGCAAATGCTGTTAAGCTGTTCTGCTGCTTGGTAGAAGGTGGTGATGAAGCCACCATCCTAGAGCATGTGGGTCAGAAGTGCCTTGAAACCTTGCTCAGGATTATCCAATCTTCAACTGACATGGTAGAGATTGCTTCAGCAATGGGCATTATCTCTAACCTTCCAGAAAATAGCCAAGTTACTCAGTGGCTTCTGAATGCAGGGGCACTACCAGTTATTGTCAGAATTCTCCCAAATAGCAAGCAGATTGATCCTCATAACAATTGGTTAGTTGAGAATGCTGTTGGAGCCATAAGTCGTTTCACTGTTCCAACGAACTTAGAATGGCAAAAGAAAGCAGCAGAAGCCGGCGTTATTCCTATGTTAGTGCAACTGCTAGACTTCGGAACTAGCTTGACAAAAAAATATTCTGCTATTTCTCTTACTCATTTTTCAGAGAGTTCACCGAGGTTGAGTCAGCCAATACCAAAACACAAGGGGTTTTGGTGCTTCTCTGTTCCACCAGAAACTGGCTGCAGGATTCATGGGGGAGTTTGTACTGTTGAATCATCATTTTGCCTTGTTGAAGCTGATGCGATAAGACCCCTTGTGAGGGTTCTTGAAGATCCAGATCCTAGAGCCTGTGAGGCTTCTTTAGATGCACTATTGACCCTAATTGATGCTGAAAGACTTCAAAGTGGTGGCAAGGTGCTTGCAGAAACAAATGCTATACCATCAATCataaaatttcttagttcttCGACTGTCACGTTGCAGGAGAAGGCTCTAAATGCTTTAGAAAGGATATTCAGACTGCCAGAATTCAAACAAAAGTATGGACCCTGTGCTCAGATGCCCTTAGTTGATTTAACGCAGAGGGGGAACAGCAACATGAAGTCTCTCTCTGCCAGAATACTGGCTCACTTGAATGTCCTTCATGATCAGTCTTCTTACTtctaa
- the LOC110663766 gene encoding U-box domain-containing protein 24 isoform X2 — MIEVAYAANNVLIKKESFKELSIYLERIVPILKEFNKKYMGHSESLNNAIEILNREVKTAKQLIMECTERNKVYLLMNCRTIVKRLEDTTREISRALDLLPLASLDLSSGIIDEIAKLRDSMQRAEFKAAIAEEEILEKIESGIQERNVDRSYANNLLAQIAEAVGMSTERAALKKEFEDFRNEIENAQLRKDQAEAIQMAQIIALLERADAASSPEEKEMKYFTKRKSLGSQPLEPLQSFYCPITRDVMVDPVETSSGQTFERSAIEKWLADGNKLCPLTMTPLSTSILRPNKTLRQSIEEWKDRNTMITIASMKPRLKSEEDEEVLNCLEQLEDLCAERDQHREWVILENYIPVLVQLLGEKNRDIRNRALVILYILAKDSDDAKERVANADNAIEFIVRSLGRRIGEGKLAVALLLELSKCSLVRDYIGKVQGCILLLVTMSGSDDSQAATDAQELLENLAFSDQNIIRMAKANYFKHLLQHLSTGPEDVKMIMVSTLAEMELTDHNKASLFEGGVLSPLLHLVSDSDLEMKKVAIKALRNLSSLPANGLQMIREGAVRALLDLLVRHISSSSGLREHVAATLMHLAESTVSQGSNPTPISLLESDEDALMLFSLISWTGPDVQQNILRIFYALCQSPSASNIKTKLTECSAVQVLAQLCEQENQNVRANAVKLFCCLVEGGDEATILEHVGQKCLETLLRIIQSSTDMVEIASAMGIISNLPENSQVTQWLLNAGALPVIVRILPNSKQIDPHNNWLVENAVGAISRFTVPTNLEWQKKAAEAGVIPMLVQLLDFGTSLTKKYSAISLTHFSESSPRLSQPIPKHKGFWCFSVPPETGCRIHGGVCTVESSFCLVEADAIRPLVRVLEDPDPRACEASLDALLTLIDAERLQSGGKVLAETNAIPSIIKFLSSSTVTLQEKALNALERIFRLPEFKQKYGPCAQMPLVDLTQRGNSNMKSLSARILAHLNVLHDQSSYF, encoded by the exons ATGATTGAGGTCGCATATGCTGCCAACAATGTACTCATTAAGAAAGAGAGTTTTAAGGAACTTTCCATCTACCTGGAAAGGAttgtaccaatcctaaaagagTTTAACAAGAAATACATGGGTCATTCAGAGAGCTTGAACAATGCAATTGAGATTCTCAATCGAGAAGTTAAAACTGCAAAGCAGTTAATTATGGAGTGTACTGAAAGAAATAAAGTATATCTACTGATGAATTGCCGAACTATAGTTAAGCGTTTAGAAGACACCACTAGGGAAATTAGCCGGGCTCTAGATCTTCTACCATTAGCTTCTTTGGATCTTTCGTCTGGTATAATTGATGAGATTGCAAAACTCCGTGATAGTATGCAAAGAGCTGAGTTCAAGGCAGCCATAGCAGAAGAAGAGATATTGGAGAAAATTGAGTCGGGAATACAGGAGAGGAATGTTGATCGTTCTTACGCCAATAACTTACTGGCTCAGATAGCAGAGGCAGTTGGTATGTCAACTGAGAGGGCTGCATTAAAGAAAGAATTTGAAGACTTTAGGAATGAGATTGAAAATGCTCAGCTAAGGAAGGACCAAGCTGAAGCTATACAAATGGCTCAGATAATTGCTTTACTAGAAAGGGCAGATGCAGCTTCTTCTCctgaggagaaggagatgaagtaTTTCACCAAACGGAAGTCCTTGGGTAGTCAACCATTGGAACCTCTCCAATCATTTTATTGCCCGATCACTCGGGATGTTATGGTTGACCCTGTGGAGACGTCTTCAGGACAAACATTTGAACGAAGTGCAATAGAAAAATGGCTTGCAGATGGGAACAAATTGTGTCCTCTGACCATGACTCCTCTGAGCACATCAATTCTAAGGCCTAATAAAACTTTGAGACAATCAATAGAAGAATGGAAGGATAGGAACACAATGATTACAATTGCTTCCATGAAACCAAGACTGAAGTCTGAAGAAGATGAGGAAGTGCTTAATTGCCTGGAACAGTTAGAGGATCTATGTGCAGAAAGAGACCAGCATCGGGAATGGGTGATATTGGAGAATTATATACCAGTTCTTGTTCAACTTCTTGGTGAAAAAAATCGTGATATAAGGAATCGTGCTTTGGTCATCCTCTACATTCTGGCAAAAGATAGTGATGATGCCAAG GAAAGAGTTGCAAATGCTGACAATGCAATTGAATTTATAGTTCGATCTCTTGGGCGTCGAATTGGGGAAGGGAAGTTAGCAGTGGCATTGCTGTTAGAATTATCTAAATGTTCTCTGGTAAGGGATTATATTGGAAAGGTTCAAGGGTGCATTCTTCTCTTGGTGACTATGTCGGGCAGTGATGACAGCCAAGCTGCCACAGATGCCCAAGAGCTGTTGGAAAATCTTGCATTCTCTGATCAGAACATCATACGAATGGCAAAGGCAAATTATTTCAAACATTTGCTGCAGCATCTATCTACAG GACCTGAAGATGTAAAAATGATCATGGTGTCAACTTTGGCAGAGATGGAGTTAACTGATCACAATAAAGCATCTCTATTTGAAGGAGGTGTGTTGAGTCCACTCCTTCACTTAGTCTCAGATAGTGATTTGGAGATGAAAAAGGTGGCTATCAAGGCTCTTCGGAACCTCTCAAGTTTACCAGCAAATGGCCTGCAGATGATTAGAGAAGGTGCAGTGCGCGCTTTACTTGATCTTCTTGTCCGGCATATCTCATCATCTTCAGGTTTGCGTGAACATGTGGCGGCCACGCTTATGCACTTAGCTGAATCAACGGTGTCCCAAGGATCCAACCCAACACCAATTTCATTGTTGGAATCTGATGAAGACGCTTTGATGCTTTTCTCTTTGATAAGCTGGACAGGGCCTGATGTCCAACAAAACATTCTCCGAATCTTCTATGCCTTGTGCCAGTCCCCCTCAGCGTCAAACATCAAGACCAAATTGACTGAG TGCTCAGCTGTGCAAGTATTGGCTCAGTTATGTGAGCAAGAGAATCAAAATGTACGAGCAAATGCTGTTAAGCTGTTCTGCTGCTTGGTAGAAGGTGGTGATGAAGCCACCATCCTAGAGCATGTGGGTCAGAAGTGCCTTGAAACCTTGCTCAGGATTATCCAATCTTCAACTGACATGGTAGAGATTGCTTCAGCAATGGGCATTATCTCTAACCTTCCAGAAAATAGCCAAGTTACTCAGTGGCTTCTGAATGCAGGGGCACTACCAGTTATTGTCAGAATTCTCCCAAATAGCAAGCAGATTGATCCTCATAACAATTGGTTAGTTGAGAATGCTGTTGGAGCCATAAGTCGTTTCACTGTTCCAACGAACTTAGAATGGCAAAAGAAAGCAGCAGAAGCCGGCGTTATTCCTATGTTAGTGCAACTGCTAGACTTCGGAACTAGCTTGACAAAAAAATATTCTGCTATTTCTCTTACTCATTTTTCAGAGAGTTCACCGAGGTTGAGTCAGCCAATACCAAAACACAAGGGGTTTTGGTGCTTCTCTGTTCCACCAGAAACTGGCTGCAGGATTCATGGGGGAGTTTGTACTGTTGAATCATCATTTTGCCTTGTTGAAGCTGATGCGATAAGACCCCTTGTGAGGGTTCTTGAAGATCCAGATCCTAGAGCCTGTGAGGCTTCTTTAGATGCACTATTGACCCTAATTGATGCTGAAAGACTTCAAAGTGGTGGCAAGGTGCTTGCAGAAACAAATGCTATACCATCAATCataaaatttcttagttcttCGACTGTCACGTTGCAGGAGAAGGCTCTAAATGCTTTAGAAAGGATATTCAGACTGCCAGAATTCAAACAAAAGTATGGACCCTGTGCTCAGATGCCCTTAGTTGATTTAACGCAGAGGGGGAACAGCAACATGAAGTCTCTCTCTGCCAGAATACTGGCTCACTTGAATGTCCTTCATGATCAGTCTTCTTACTtctaa